The Variovorax paradoxus B4 genome includes a region encoding these proteins:
- a CDS encoding DUF2271 domain-containing protein codes for MKHAWTAAAVAGALAAPSIASARPVAIETQLADYGGDGAYVAIYVTDGSGRYQSTLWVAGTKTKYWRHLGDWYRATGGKAKVDGISGASVGAGKTLRVTVDLADTLLDAGYEIHVDTAVEKMKENPSEVVVPLTRAGTGKPAAGRGYVRSFRYTL; via the coding sequence ATGAAGCATGCATGGACCGCTGCGGCGGTCGCGGGCGCCCTCGCCGCACCCTCGATTGCCTCGGCGCGCCCCGTCGCGATCGAGACCCAACTGGCCGACTACGGCGGCGATGGTGCCTACGTGGCCATCTACGTCACCGACGGCAGCGGCCGCTACCAAAGCACGCTGTGGGTCGCGGGGACCAAGACGAAGTACTGGCGCCACCTGGGTGACTGGTACCGCGCAACGGGCGGCAAGGCCAAGGTGGACGGCATCAGCGGCGCGAGCGTCGGCGCGGGCAAGACCCTGCGCGTGACCGTCGACCTGGCCGACACGCTGCTCGACGCCGGCTACGAGATCCACGTCGACACGGCGGTCGAGAAGATGAAGGAGAACCCCTCGGAAGTCGTCGTCCCGCTCACCAGGGCAGGCACGGGCAAGCCGGCCGCCGGACGCGGCTACGTCAGGTCGTTCCGCTACACCCTCTGA
- a CDS encoding PepSY domain-containing protein: protein MNHLLLATRSLALAILVLAAQPVRAEDDCDAPSETWQPRSAVHALAERNGWRIDKLKIDDGCYEIKGRDADDRRFKAKLDPATLKVVRMKREHGDRERERERRHGTPPGTPPVAKPAAGIG, encoded by the coding sequence ATGAATCATCTTCTTCTTGCGACCCGAAGCCTCGCGCTGGCGATCCTCGTGCTCGCCGCGCAGCCGGTGCGCGCTGAAGATGATTGCGACGCCCCCTCCGAGACCTGGCAGCCGCGCAGTGCCGTGCACGCGCTGGCCGAGCGCAACGGCTGGCGCATCGACAAGCTCAAGATCGACGACGGCTGCTACGAGATCAAGGGCCGCGATGCCGACGACCGCCGCTTCAAGGCCAAGCTCGACCCGGCGACGCTCAAGGTCGTCCGCATGAAGCGCGAGCACGGCGATCGCGAACGCGAACGCGAACGCAGGCACGGCACACCGCCCGGGACGCCGCCGGTCGCGAAGCCCGCGGCCGGAATCGGCTGA